In Theileria annulata chromosome 3, complete sequence, *** SEQUENCING IN PROGRESS ***, the sequence GGGGTTAGTGATATTGGAGCTgctggagcaagcaccgtaacgggaaTACCTTCCAATAGAAGTATAACCTTGATTATAAAGTATACAATAATCAagttgaaaaattaataagaAATTCCAAATATCATGATAAGACCAATTAATTAAAGGATTAATACGtagaaatttaaaatcatcaGAATTCCcaatttcaatttcttttaaatttatatcatcAATAATACGACTACCAAGTATAAAACATAAATTCTTATTCTTAAATTTCTTTACACCATCATACCATCCATATTCCATTATTCTATactcattatttaaaaatgtcaaaaattgatcgggttagaagaaataaattttcctctctaAATTAGATCTTGCTGCACCTAGACTAGGTAGTCTAGTAGTACTCTAGTTAACTAGTTAATTATACTcattatagtatattaattatagttaactatagttaactaaattagccaattttaggaaaaaataattaggaaaataaggattttaaaaataaatgttcaaaattgatcgggttaggaaaataaaattttcctctctcCTACAATttttgctgcacctaaactacctactccttaactacctaatctactacttaactatagtaactatactaatagtattaagtatatagtTACATAGTATTgaattgtaatttattggaaatatattgtataaattgtgtaatttcattaaattcattaaaatttggatctttaaaataaactacttgtaattctaaaaataattaaattccaataaaaatattaaaaataattaaaattaattaaaatttattaattaaattaaattttattttaattaatttatttttattaagttaccataaaatttttgtgtatgtaataaatatttatatgttGCTAATCTATATATATGTAATGCTACTAAACTATCTTTTCCACcattaaatgataaatatacattattatatccaTATTTcctataaattattcattaatttaataaataatttaatttaataaaaatttaatttaatttaataaaaatttaatttaatttaataaaaattttatttaataaaaattttattttaatttaattttattttatttaattttgtttacatgaaaatattaaataataattgtatagaattattaattaatattaaaaatgaatttatattaaattttttaagctttatttcttctaattttacattaatttcatttattttattatttccatttatttcttctaattttacattattttgattaattttattatttttattaatttttccattattttgattattttgattaattttattaattttattaatttgttgtaaatttaattgtataaaattattatttaatatttgaccataaaaattaatttcattttctaaatattttatattaataaatttattaataaaatttttaaataaattcattaatagaaattaattattttatttatattaaaaatggtGCTGAtcttttttaaaataaattaaattataaattaaaattaaattaaattaaattaaataattagtttacttaatttttttttctttaatttgtttacaattagtaaaaaatttttttgatCGCAAGATGACTTCATATAATGATAGACTTACTGTATTAGATGATGAACTTAAACAACTTCAAGTTctcaataaatatacaaataattatataaacttaaatttaaattaactttattcaaataattaactttaattttattcaaattgttaattaattattatttaattattcaacTTTCTATTAActttctattaatattaatattaattaaaggGTATGACGGATTGTCAAATGTTAACTGATGATATGGATACtgataataatgaagatgTTGATAAAAGATCAATTTACGTTGGAAATGTAATACAAATACAATATaccaaatattataattatttttaatttaattataattatttaaattaaattagatttatttaaatttaattagatttatttaaattaatatttaatttggttaattatttttttaggtTGATTATTCTACTAAACCACAAGAATTACAAgagttttttaaatcatcaggacaaattaatagaataacAATTATGGTTGATAAATATACTGGACATCCCAAAGggtaaaaaaaataataactcaattaaaaaattaaaaaaaataaaaaaaattttaaaaaattagataaaaaaaaataaaattaattaaaataattaaattaaatttaaatttaaaatttctaaaaaattttgattagATATGCATATGTTGAATTTTCAAATGAAGATGCTGTTAATAATGCTATTATGTTAAATgaatcattatttaaagaacgaattattaaagtaataaatgaaattattaataacattttaattaaattaatttaaattaactatttaattatttaattatttaattttatttattttaatttattattttttattttttttaaaggTAATACCTAAACGTAAAAATATACCAGGATATAATCGTAGAAGAACTAATAATAGAACAAGATCAAGATATCGTTCATATTCAAGgttaaaaaaaataaattatatatatataaatatcattttattttataattttaattatataattttatatattaattttattttaatattaatatttttattttagagGTGGTAGATATTATTCATATCGTGGATTCCATCGTGATTATTCTAAAccatattaatttactattaataaataaattattaaattaattaattttgtgaaaattattgaattattttaatattaatattaatttttattattgtattattgtgttaattattatttttattttatttacacacACCCCATTgatatataaattctaataatattaaataaaaaaattaatagaaaattatattaaataatatttctagTGTCAAGTTTCTAACCAATACACTTTTA encodes:
- a CDS encoding RNA poly(A)-binding protein, putative (note;~Tap-24g11.q1c.cand.14 - score = 9.29;~1 probable transmembrane helix predicted for TA03875 by TMHMM2.0 at aa 153-175), with the translated sequence MTSYNDRLTVLDDELKQLQGMTDCQMLTDDMDTDNNEDVDKRSIYVGNVDYSTKPQELQEFFKSSGQINRITIMVDKYTGHPKGYAYVEFSNEDAVNNAIMLNESLFKERIIKVIPKRKNIPGYNRRRTNNRTRSRYRSYSRLKKINYIYINIILFYNFNYIILYINFILILIFLF